A single genomic interval of Theropithecus gelada isolate Dixy chromosome 16, Tgel_1.0, whole genome shotgun sequence harbors:
- the AARSD1 gene encoding alanyl-tRNA editing protein Aarsd1: MAFRCQRDSYAREFTTTVVSCRPAELQTEGSNGKKVLSGFHVVLEDTLLFPEGGGQPDDRGTINDISVLRVTRRGEQADHFTQTPLDPGSQVLVRVDWERRFDHMQQHSGQHLVTAVADHLFKLKTTSWELGRFRSAIELDTPSMTTEQVAAIEQSVNEKIRDRLPVNVRELSLDDPEVEQVRGRGLPDDHAGPVRVVSIKGVDSNMCCGTHVSNLSDLQVIKILGTEKGKKNKTNLIFLAGNRVLKWMERSHGTEKALTALLKCGAEDHVEAVKKLQNSTKILQKNNLNLLRDLAVHIAHSLRNSPDWGGVVVLHRKEGDSEFMNIIANEIGSEETLLFLTVGDEKGAGLFLLAGPPASVETLGPRVAEVLEGKGAGKKGRFQGKATKMSRRTEVQALLQDYITTQSTKE; encoded by the exons ATGGCGTTCCGGTGTCAGCGTGACAGCTATGCTCGAGAG TTCACCACTACCGTGGTCTCCTGCCGTCCCGCGGAGCTGCAGACTGAAGGGAGCAACGGCAAGAAAGTGCTGAGCGGTTTCCACGTGGTGCTGGAAGACACACTGCTTTTCCCTGAGGGCGGGGGACAG CCTGATGACCGTGGTACAATCAATGACATCTCTGTGCTGAGAGTGACTCGCCGCGGGGAGCAGGCTGATCATTTCACACAGACACCCCTGGATCCAGGAAGCCAGGTTCTGGTCCGGGTAGACTGGGAGCGGAGGTTTGACCACATGCAGCAGCATTCAG GGCAGCATCTCGTCACGGCAGTTGCTGACCATCTATTTAAGCTGAAGACAACATCATG GGAGTTAGGGAGATTTCGGAGTGCGATTGAGCTGGACACCCCCTCTATGACTACAGAGCAAGTAGCTGCCATTGAGCAGAGCGTCAATGAAAAAATCAGAGATCGGCTTCCTGTGAATGTCCGAGAATTGAGCCTGGATGATCCTGAGGTGGAGCAG GTGAGAGGCCGGGGTTTGCCGGATGATCATGCTGGGCCCGTTCGTGTTGTTAGCATTAAGGGCGTTGATTCCAACATGTGCTGTGGGACCCATGTGAGCAATCTCAGTGACCTTCAG GTCATTAAGATTCTGGGCACTGAGAaggggaaaaagaacaaaaccaaccTGATATTTCTGGCTGGGAACCGGGTGCTGAAGTGGATGGAGAGAAGTCATGGAACTGAAAAAGCACTGACTGCTCTGCTTAA GTGTGGAGCAGAGGATCATGTGGAAGCAGTGAAAAAGCTCCAGAACTCCACCAAGATCCTGCAGAAG AATAACCTGAATCTGCTCAGAGACCTGGCTGTGCACATTGCCCATAGCCTCAGGAACAGCCCAGACTGGGGAGGTGTGGTCGTGTTACACAG GAAGGAGGGTGATTCAGAGTTCATGAATATCATTGCCAATGAGATTGGGTCAGAG GAGACCCTCCTATTCTTAACCGTGGGCGATGAGAAAGGTGCTGGACTCTTCTTACTGGCAGGGCCACCTGCGTCTGTGGAGACCCTGGGGCCCAG GGTGGCTGAGGTCCTGGAAGGCAAAGGAGCAGGGAAGAAAGGCCGTTTTCAGGGCAAGGCCACCAAGATGAGCCGGCGGACAGAGGTGCAGGCACTTCTCCAGGACTACATCACCACGCAGAGTACTAAGGAGTGA